One Paenibacillus sp. SYP-B4298 genomic window, CCAATCTGCTGCATGTGAACGAGCCGCATGATTTGCTATATGTCATCTATACCTCGGGTACGACCGGCAAGCCTAAGGGCGTCATGATCGAGCATCGCAATATCGTCAATCTGCTCTTCTATGTGTATCAGGACACCAATGTCGATTACAGCGGTCATGTGCTGCAATTCACGACGATCAGCTTCGATGTCTGCTCGCAGGAGATCTGGTCGACACTGGCGGCAGGCGGCACGCTGCATCTGATCACGAACGAGCTGCGGATGAATGTGGGCGAGCTGCTGACGGTCATCGAGGAGCGGCAGATTGAGATATTGTTCATGCCGGTATCCTTCCTCAAGTTCATACTGAATGAGAAGGCGTATGCCGATCGGTTCCCGTCGTCGGTCAAGCATGTCATTACGGCCGGGGAGCAGTTAATTGTGCCGGAGAAATTCCGTGAGCATCTGCGGCGGCATGGTGTCTATCTGCATAACCACTACGGCCCTTCGGAGACGCATGTTGTGACGGCGTATACGATCGATCCTGCAGGCGATATTCCCGAGCTGCCGCCGATCGGCAGGCCGATCGCCAATACACAGATCTATATTGTGAATGAGAGGATGCAGCCGCAGCCCGTTATGGCCGCTGGAGAGCTGTACATTGCAGGCCATAATGTCGGGAGAGGGTACTATAATAATGAAGAAATGACCGCGGAGCGCTACGTGACCAATCCGTTCGTATCCGGCGGCATCATGTACAAGACGGGCGATCTGGCGCGCTGGACGAATGAGGGGACGATTGAATTTCTGGGTCGGCTGGATCATCAGGTCAAAATACGGGGCTTCCGCATCGAGCTGGGCGAGGTGGAGAACTGTCTGCTGAATCATCCCTCCGTCACAGAGACGATCGTTATTGCCAAGGATGATGGCAAGGGAGGCAAATATTTGTGCGCATATGTTGTTGCGTCAGGCGAGCTGCCTGTATCCGAGCTGCGGGCACATGTCGGCACATCGCTGCCAGATTACATGATTCCGTCTCACTTCGTACAACTGCCCAAGATGCCTCTGACGCCCAACGGCAAGACAGATCGCAAGGCGCTGCCGGAGCCTGCTGCGTCGCATGCGCGCCGTGAAGTGCTCATCCCGCCATCTACAGAGACGGAGCACGCCATTGCTCAGGTGTGGTGCGAGGTGCTGCAACTGTCGGAGGTCGGCATACATGATAATTTCTTCGAGCTGGGAGGCCATTCGCTCAAGGCGATCTCGGTTGCGGGCAGATTGCAGCAGCAGTATGAGATTCGCATGAATGATCTGTTTGAGTATCAGACCATTGCTGAGCTGGCTGCCAGACTGCAGCCGAAGTCCGGGCATATGCAGGCGGTGCTGGAGCAGGTCAAGCAGTCGCAAGAGAGGCTCAAGCATGCCAACCATGCGCAGGAGCGGGCGGCGTATGAACAAGCAGGCAAGCGCTATGAGGGGCTCGATGGCATGCGGACGATGGGCTATGGCGATGTACTGTTGACAGGGGCAACGGGCTATCTGGGCATCCATCTCCTGTATGAGGCGATGGAGACCAAGGCATGGACTGTGCATGCGATTGTTCGAGGCTCCTCGGGGGAGCAGGCAACTGCAAGACTGAGAAGCAAGTGCGCATTCTACTTTGGAGAGGGCTGGTTCGAGCGGCATAAGAGCCGAATCCATGTCTATGCTGGAGATATAACACAGGAACGGCTCGGGCTGACTTCGGCGCAGTATGCCGTGCTGCAGCAGGAGGCGGATGCCATCCTGCATGCGGCTGCCAATGTGAAGCACTATGGCAATTATGCCGAGTTTGAGCTGCAAAATGTGACAGCGACCGCCAGGCTGCTCGAATTCGCTCTCGCCGGCAAGCGCAAGGATATGCACCATATGTCCACGCTTGGGGTGGCTACGGGGGTCGTCCCTGGGCGGAGCCAGGTGTGCTATAGCGAGGATGATCTGGATATAGGCCAGCAGTTCGAGAATTATTATGCCAAGACGAAGTTTGAAGCGGAACGATTGGTCGTCGCGGCTAGAGAGCGCGGGCTCCGCGCCAGCATCTATCGACTGGGCAATATTGTGTTCCAGTCAGAGACTGGCCGATTCCAGGAAAATATCGGGGACAATGCCTTCTACACACTGATCAAGTCGTTTCTGGAGCTGGGCAAGGCACCTATGGACGGACTGGAGATTGATTTCACCTATGTGGATGCACTGAGCAAGGCGGTGCTCATGCTGGCGGACTGTCAGGAGCTGGTGAATGAGACGTTCCATCTCGTTAACCCTAATGTGGCAAGCATCGGTCAGGTCATAGCTGCTAATCCGCTAGGCAAGAAGGTAGCGCTGCTGTCCTTCGATGCCTTCATCGATGAGTTGGCTGTGAGCCATGAGGATGCGGGGGATACGGCTGCTGTCGAAAATATTATGCTCCATTACGGCTGGATGGAAGAGACCGCATTCGCAACGCAATTCGAGATTTTTTCCTCCCGGACGGATCATATTCTGGGAAGAATAGGATTCCATTGGCCGCTGCTGAGTCAACAGGAGATTGATAAAATGTTCTATCATTGCAAAAAAGTGCATTTTATATCACCTTAATCTACACAATTCGACAAAATCATTCAAAATAAGACAAAAGTTTCTTTACAAATCGGCATTTATTGTATATCCTTTTGTCGAAGACATCTAAAACAATTTGCGGAGGCGAAAGTAATGTACGAACTTATTTATGATGCTGCACTTAACCGAGTCACAGTTAAAGTAACCGAAATTACGAAGGAAAATGTCCAATCGTACATCAACGATTTCACCAAGCTGATGGAGACGGTAAAGCCGGGCTTCACTGGGCTGACAGATCTTAGCCAAGGCAAGCTGTTCACGCCAGATGTAGCGTCCGATCTAGGGCCGCTGGGCGAGCTTTCTGTTCAGAAGGGGCTGACCAAGTGGGCGTATTACACCGGTTCTGCCGTATCCAAGCTGCAAATGAAACGGATGTTTGGAGATGTGGTCGTATCCTTTGAAAAACTGGAAGATGCGGAAGCGTACCTGAGAAGCTAGGGCGTTAACGAAGCGCCCGTTGTAATCGTGCAGCGGGCGGCTTTTTCTTTGTCAGCAAGGGATGGCCGAAGAGGCTCAGGATGTTTCGGCTGCTCTTGGAATCCACTAGGAAGGTGAACGGAGATACTCCTATGAGAGACAATAACGGGAACAACCATACTTCATATCGATCCATTGTCTTGCAAGGCGCGGGAATGCTTGCGGGCGTCGTCATCGCCGTCAATCTTCTCTGCTGGCTGCTGAATATACCCGCTGTTGCTGCCCTTGTCATCCATGTTGCCGTGATCGCTCCGTCCGCTTACTATATTGCCCAATGGTTAATGAAGCAGGCTGTTCGTTCCGGTGTCGTAACGGGAGGAGCGAATGCAACGGCGCAAGAGCAAGCAGAGGTTGCAGGGACAGCTTCAATTACTGTCACAGGCGATGCTGAAGGCCGTGCCGAACTGGCTGAGCAGACGCAAGAGCATTTCACCTTGCTTGCCGGCGCTGTGCAGCAGGTCAGAGCCAATACGGAGATGGCGTTCTACGTCTCAGATATGATTCGCGAGACGACAATTGAGGTCGCCTCAGAGAATGATCAGCAGGCCTCCATGATTGAGTTGAGCTCTAGCATGATCGTCGAGATCGCCAATGCGATTCATCATATCGCGGAGAGCGCAGATGAAGTGGCGACGGCTGCCAACGAGACCTCAGTGAAGACGACCACTGGACAGCAGGCGATACAGACAGCAATGGGGCAAATGGATGCGATTCATTCCACTGTCGCTTCGCTGGTGGGTCGAATGAATAAGCTGCGGGAAAGCTCGCATGAGATTGGATCTTTCATTACTATTATTCGAGAAATTGCAGATCAGACGCATCTGCTTGCGCTTAATGCCGCTATAGAGGCTGCACGAGTCGGTGAACAAGGCCGTGGCTTCTCAGTGATCGCCAGTGAGGTTCGGAAGCTGGCAGAGCAATCTGCACAATCGGCCAAGCAGGTAGCGAAAGTAATCGCATTTATTCAGGAGGAAACAGAGCAGACGGTTGCTTCTACAGAACAAGTTGCCCAAGTAGTAGAGGGGGGATATAAGGCGGTTAATGAAGCGGGAGATTCCTTCTCCTTCATCCAGATTTCTATTGGAGAGGTTGCGGGTCAAGTGCAGGAGGTATCGTCGGCGGTGGAAGAGATTGCAGCCAGCTCCGAGCAACTGACCGATACGATTCGCCGTACCGAGAAGATTGCCAAGAAAACGACCTCCGAGATGAAAAATGTAACGCAGGCTGTAGAGGAGCACCATGTGACGCTGGAGCAAATCAATCTGTCGGCGGAGCATATGAACCGCATATCCGATGAGCTGCGTGCACTGCTGGAGCAGTATCGCGCGGGCAACAACAGCGAGCAGTAAGCTGCATAAAGGACAGGCGCGGGCGAGGCCACTGAAACACTCCAACGTTTTCAGTGGCCTCGCGCCAGGCCTGTCCTTTTGTTGATGCCTATCCACACAAAGCGGCGCCAGACCTCGCCCAGAGACAAGGGCGCTGCATCAACGTGAGAAACATACAGGCGGCAGCTTATCTGTTCTTGCGCAGCCGTGCGTTCTCGTTCTGCTCCCAATGGCGCAACAGCGGGTAGGGATCAAAAGCCCACTCTATCAACCCGCGATCGCGGTAAATGCCATAATGCAGATGTGGCGGGAATTTGCCCTGGGTTCCTGGCTTGCCATATCCGGAGCTGCCAACCCAGCCGATCACTTGGCCTGGCTCGACGATATTGCCGACTGCCAACCCTTTCTCAAAGCCGGATAGGTGGGCATAATAATGGTAGATGTTATCGATGTCGCGAATACCGACTCGCCAGCCGCCATAACGGTTCCAGCCCTTCATCTCCACTACACCGTAGGAGGTGCTGCGAACAGGAACGCCGTAGTTGGCGAAGATGTCTGTTCCTTCATGAATTCTACGCCCACCCCAGCCTCGCTTGTAGCCCCAGGTGCTACGATAGGAATAGTCGCTGCTGATCGGCAGCGGAAAAGCATGATCGAAGAGCTCCAGTCGTCCATAATGCTCATACAGACTAGCGAACTGCTGTATCCGCTGAACGGCTCGGCTATTGTGGTAGTAATCCCATAGTGCGAGTGCAAAGCTCTGGTCGCTTGGTCCATACTTCTCATAATGTCCCGCCACGGCCTGTAATACATCCTGCTCGCTAGTACGGCTGGCGAGTCCGTCGCCATCGCCATCGACCCCGACACCATTAAAGTATCGGATCGATACAGGCATGCTATCCTCCGGGTCGGGGTTGAGCGGGCCTGCCCACTGTTCATGGGGGATAAAGATGGCTAGACGATCGCTGGTGGCCATTCGTTTCTTGGGCAAAGCCTTGTTGAGCGTGCGCTCGTATTGGTCGATGGCTGCAAGCCGGAACCACGGAATGCCCGTGATCGCGCTCCAACTGTCGAGCAGCTCCCTTCGCTGCTTCAGCAGCTCCTTGGCGGACAGCTTGCCAGATGGTTCGGCTGTTGCCTGTACGCTTCTCACTGCCGAGGCTTGACCTGCTGCAGAAGCCAGGGGAGCAGCTCCGCTACACAGCAGCGCACAGCTAAGCAACACGGCTGTACGCTGTAGCCACTGCCGTGCAGGAGTGATCCTGGCCATGGGGGAAGTTGCAGGTAGAGCAGGCAGTGCAGGTCGTGCAGGCCGCTTGTTTGGCAGCCATTGCCTGAATAGAACGAGCCATTCGGATGGTTTCAGTCGGGTTCACCTCCTTGCTGTTAGTTATCATTTGCAACTCATTGGATTTTATCCGATTCATGTTATAATGGGGAGAGAAATTTAAAACTCGGGCGCTGCATGCGCTTGCTCAGGAAGCAGGTATGCCTTTCATGAAGACGAAACAAAGAGAGCCGCTGGCCAAGCCTGACTGGCTTCGTATAAAGCTTACGACCGACGGAAACTATGCTGAATTGAAAGAAATGATGCGCTCCAAGACGCTCCATAGTGTCTGTGAGGAAGCGCGTTGCCCGAATATCTATGAGTGCTGGGCGAACAGAACGGCTACCTTTATGATTCTTGGCGATACATGTACTCGCGCCTGCCGGTTCTGCGCAGTCAAGACGGGCATGCCTACGGAGCTGGATCTACAGGAGCCGGAGCGTGTGGCGGAAGCTGCTGAGCAGATGGGATTGCGCCATTGTGTAGTGACATCGGTAGCTCGGGACGATCTGAAGGATGGAGGCGCGTCAATCTTCGTAGGGACGATTCATGCGATTCGCAAGCGCTTGCCGCTGTGCAGTGTAGAAGTGCTGATTCCTGATTTTCTTGGCAATTGGGACGCGTTGCAGGCGGTGATGGATGCCAAGCCGGATATTCTCAATCACAATATCGAGACGGTTGCCCGTCTCTCTGATCGGGTGAGGGCGAAGGCCAAATATGCGCGTTCGCTGGAGCTGCTTCGCCGGGCGAAGGAGATGCAGCCGAATATTCCGACGAAATCCAGCATCATGCTAGGGCTTGGCGAGGAGTGGGATGAGATTTTGCAGGCGATGGACGACCTGCGCGCTGTCGATTGCAATATTTTGACGCTTGGTCAATATTTGCAGCCTACGCAAAGCCATATTGCCATTGAGCGCTATGTGCACCCGGATGAGTTCGCCAAGCTGAAGCAGGAGGGACTGGCTCGTGGCTTCAGTCACGTCGAGTCCGCTCCATTGGTACGCAGCTCCTACCATGCGCATGAGCAGGTTCAGTCTGCGTCCCAGGCTCAGACCGCAACCTAATAACGAAGGAGGGGAAGCTTTGATTCAAGTTGGCGGCAGATCATATGAATTGTTATATGAGCACAAGAACGCTTGGAATGCCGAAGCTTTCCGCAACCGATACAGTGACGTGCTGGAACGATATGACTATATTATCGGGGACTGGGGCTATAATCAGCTTCGGCTGAAGGGTTTTTTCAAGGATGGGCATCCTAAGGCTGGCAAGGATTCCAGTTATTCATCCATCGTGGATTATATTAATGAATATTGCAATTTTGGCTGTGCCTACTTCATGCTGCAGAAGCTGCCATCTCCCAAGAAGCAGCCTGGCGACGGTGCCGGCGGGGATCATTCCCGAGACGAACTGCAGGATGAGGCGCATGAGACGCAGCTCGGCGATGAGGATGGCGTGGCGGAATCCTTGCCTGCGCGGCAGGATCACGCCAGGGAGGCTCGCGGCGCGGCAGAGCCTAATGAGTCCCTGCAAGCTGACGATGCGGCGGCTTCCGAAGCCGGGAAGGAATCACCTCAGTTGGAGCACAGCATAGCCGAGCGTGTGCTGACTAAGGAGATGCCTGAGCGTGCGGAGCAGCATGACACTGATTCGTCTGATGCAGCTCAAGCTTCGCCTGGGCAAGATCAGTCTGATGGTAAAGAGGAAGCGCACGATGTCGCTACGGCTGTACACGCCGGAGGAACTGAGCGCGAGGAAGCACAGTCCGTAGCTATTAAGGGAATCGATCGCGAATTGAACCAGAGCGGACGCCCTGGACGTAACCTCCGCGACCCCTTTCACGGCGGAGCAGACAGGAAGCCAGATCAGGCTTCGGCCGCCGATAAAGCGGAGCCCGTGAATGACCATACGGCGCAGCATGGCGGGCACAAGGACGCGGGCAGAGAACAAGGACAACGGAACAGGAGCAGGATGAGAGATACTGCTGCTGATTCCGTGTCAGGCGGCGGAAGGAGCAGTGGCTCTTATGGCGCCCGAGGTAGAGATGGGGGGCAGCCGTCTGCGAAGCAAGCGGACAAGCATGCCGCATCCCAGCACAAGAGCTTGAATAAGGAAGCTCGTGGAGTCGAAGGGCGAGAGCGAGGAAAGTCCGCCCCTCATACCGCTGCAAGAGAAGTATCCGGTGAGCCAAGCGCGGGGTCAACCGCCAGGCAGACTGCTCATGAGGCTGGAGCTGTCAAGCCTTCCAGCCGCGAGCCATCTGCCAGGGAGAGCGGCAGACGCGAGGCGACCCAGGATAGGGGGCAGCACAGAGTGTCCCAGCCGGGCAAGAATACTTCATCTGACAAGGATTCAACCGCTAGTGCGCGCGGCTTTGGCAGAGATAAGCAGCGGCCTGCCGGCTTCTCCAAGGGAAAGGACAGGGGGCAGGCTCGTGATGTCCAGCGTGACCGCGGTGACAGCGAAGGTCGGCCCAAGCCTAAGGATATGAAGCAGCAGCCATCGACATCCCGTGAAGCTGTAAAAACCGGCGATACCCCTCAATAGGGGTCGCCGGTTTTATTTATTCTTGAATTTATAAGTGTTCTTACCTCATATGGTCTTCTAAATCTGAATGTAAGCGAAACGAGGCTTGCTCCCCAATGGTCGGCAGCAACCATCTACGCTTGTGGGCGCTTGCGTGCTGCCGTTAATGTGCTGCTATCGTGGCTGGAGACGAGTGTTGTGTCTAACGGTTGTTAATATTTTCGGGATACAGATCATGGTTCATGAGCCGATGCTCGGCCATCGCCTCAAATCGGGTTCC contains:
- a CDS encoding methyl-accepting chemotaxis protein; protein product: MRDNNGNNHTSYRSIVLQGAGMLAGVVIAVNLLCWLLNIPAVAALVIHVAVIAPSAYYIAQWLMKQAVRSGVVTGGANATAQEQAEVAGTASITVTGDAEGRAELAEQTQEHFTLLAGAVQQVRANTEMAFYVSDMIRETTIEVASENDQQASMIELSSSMIVEIANAIHHIAESADEVATAANETSVKTTTGQQAIQTAMGQMDAIHSTVASLVGRMNKLRESSHEIGSFITIIREIADQTHLLALNAAIEAARVGEQGRGFSVIASEVRKLAEQSAQSAKQVAKVIAFIQEETEQTVASTEQVAQVVEGGYKAVNEAGDSFSFIQISIGEVAGQVQEVSSAVEEIAASSEQLTDTIRRTEKIAKKTTSEMKNVTQAVEEHHVTLEQINLSAEHMNRISDELRALLEQYRAGNNSEQ
- a CDS encoding M23 family metallopeptidase; its protein translation is MARITPARQWLQRTAVLLSCALLCSGAAPLASAAGQASAVRSVQATAEPSGKLSAKELLKQRRELLDSWSAITGIPWFRLAAIDQYERTLNKALPKKRMATSDRLAIFIPHEQWAGPLNPDPEDSMPVSIRYFNGVGVDGDGDGLASRTSEQDVLQAVAGHYEKYGPSDQSFALALWDYYHNSRAVQRIQQFASLYEHYGRLELFDHAFPLPISSDYSYRSTWGYKRGWGGRRIHEGTDIFANYGVPVRSTSYGVVEMKGWNRYGGWRVGIRDIDNIYHYYAHLSGFEKGLAVGNIVEPGQVIGWVGSSGYGKPGTQGKFPPHLHYGIYRDRGLIEWAFDPYPLLRHWEQNENARLRKNR
- the lipA gene encoding lipoyl synthase, producing MKTKQREPLAKPDWLRIKLTTDGNYAELKEMMRSKTLHSVCEEARCPNIYECWANRTATFMILGDTCTRACRFCAVKTGMPTELDLQEPERVAEAAEQMGLRHCVVTSVARDDLKDGGASIFVGTIHAIRKRLPLCSVEVLIPDFLGNWDALQAVMDAKPDILNHNIETVARLSDRVRAKAKYARSLELLRRAKEMQPNIPTKSSIMLGLGEEWDEILQAMDDLRAVDCNILTLGQYLQPTQSHIAIERYVHPDEFAKLKQEGLARGFSHVESAPLVRSSYHAHEQVQSASQAQTAT